One window of Vespula pensylvanica isolate Volc-1 chromosome 13, ASM1446617v1, whole genome shotgun sequence genomic DNA carries:
- the LOC122633799 gene encoding coronin-7 isoform X4 yields the protein MAWRFKASKYKNAAPIVPKPEACIRDISVGSYQTYGNNITASAAFMAFNVDHNGSSLAVLPLEDCGRKSKTMPLLHAHADTVTDMEFSPFHDGLLATSSQDCLVKLWHIPETGLEESLCNPECTFSHRQRRVEAVCWHPAAEHLLTTASYTTLTLWDVLSQQELFSNSDHTEVIQSLSWKQDGTILATSCKDKQVRIIDPRASTCIVNFCSSHMSIKDSRIVWLNNSDRILTTGFDAARLRQVYIRDLRHLNEPVKTLELDCSTGILMPLFDPDTNMLFLAGKGDTTIMYMEVTDKDPYLVEGIRHSGEQTKGVCLVPKRALNVMQAEVNRLLQLTSNMVIPIMYQVPRKTYRDFHADIYPDTNGCVAQNNAAAWIKGHNAPVPKISLDPAKRSKGEDPITVHKGNLATLKENQHEIKVEPIKSPKSITIATPKGFCKAQGINHEKEKNMENDIEKTEENKKIEIEDEKIKMQNGGQTIPPKPLPRASRTNSVSEDEPKPVARPRTSPNPGSVVTSVNPNAISGYKPRLGPKPFQAKSGSQEFSFDKVFSVPVAPNNDTNGYPNDISIPLDNPTDPEKSPTFSNDRMKEAENGKSDSSSLEEDANSSDSGYKPKTPSTAERRKVFETKVKDESPESEDIGGFERGNVNRNSIAERRRLYESRSVSVTDGNLAEKAMGSPTMLRRRDSFKTKSEVIKEDDVKKVVPMLRQQSMDPRLEKVEPITTPTPKRTSTVFGRVSKFRHLKGTPGHKSTHIENVRNISRQISGECDGFHANSDRVAVPLSGPGGKIAVLELKKTGRLPDGVMPALVHGATVMDFQWDPFNNQRLAVACDDGMIRLWEIPESGLAEPTNEPSHVIEAHADKIYLIKYHPLASDVLASASYDMTVKLWDLSPLTSGESAIPKITLLGHTDQIFSLAWSPCGQYLASACKDGKLRIYKPRSSDVPIKEGKGPVGTRGARVIWALEGRYLVVMGFDKVSERQIMIFKTDNLNQPLNTVGLDVSPAILMPYYDEDSSTLFLTGRGDSTIYAFEVTEEAPYCCPLSHHRCSSLHQGLSFLPKNRCDVASVEFASALRLTNNTIEPLSFTVPRIKSELFQDDLFPPTKITWKAVLTAAEWFNGINKQASRISLKPPGMDNLTENQGQPAVTTTMPSTTKQTTGSFSISSQPFSRLGWNTDVRAKQEEDE from the exons ATGGCTTGGCGTTTCAAAgcatcaaaatataaaaatgcagCACCTATCGTACCTAAACCAGAAGCATGTATTCGAGATATCTCAGTAGGATCGTATCAGACTTATGGGAACAATATTACAGCATCTGCTGCATTTATGGCATTTAATGTGGATCATAATG GATCTAGTTTGGCTGTATTACCACTTGAAGATTGTGGTAGGAAAAGTAAAACTATGCCATTGTTACATGCTCATGCTGATACTGTGACTGATATGGAATTTTCACCTTTTCATGACGGCCTACTTGCTACCAGTTCGCAAGACTGTTTG GTAAAGTTATGGCATATTCCAGAAACTGGATTAGAAGAATCTCTTTGTAATCCTGAATGTACATTTTCTCATCGTCAAAGAAGAGTAGAAGCAGTATGTTGGCATCCAGCTGCTGAACATCTTCTAACAACTGCCTCATATACGACTTTAACTCTTTGGGATGTACTTTCTCAACAAGAATTATTCT CTAATAGTGATCATACTGAAGTAATACAATCATTAAGTTGGAAACAAGATGGCACTATTCTAGCAACATCTTGTAAAGATAAACAAGTACGAATTATTGATCCTCGTGCATCAACTTGTATTGTTAATTTCTGCTCAAGCCATATGAGTATCAAGGATTCTAGGATTGTATGGTTAAATAACTCTGATAGAATATTGACTACAGGGTTTGATGCAGCTCGTCTTAGACAAGTATACATAAGAGATTTGAGGCATCTTAATGAGCCAGTAAAAACATTGGAATTAGATTGCAGTACTGG gATTTTGATGCCTCTTTTTGATCCTGATACAAATATGCTATTTCTTGCTGGTAAAGGAGATACTACTATCATGTACATGGAAGTGACAGACAAAGATCCTTACTTGGTAGAGGGAATTCGTCATAGTGGAGAGCAAACTAAAGGTGTATGTCTGGTTCCAAAAAGAGCACTCAATGTCATGCAAGCTGAAGTCAACAGATTATTGCAACTCACATCTAATATGGTTATTCCCATCATGTATCAAGTACCTAGAAag aCGTATAGAGACTTTCATGCTGACATTTATCCCGATACAAATGGTTGTGTCGCTCAAAATAATGCAGCAGCATGGATCAAAGGCCATAATGCACCTGTTCCAAAGATATCATTAGATCCTGCCAAGAGAAGCAAAGGTGAAGATCCAATAACT GTACACAAAGGAAATTTAGCAACACTGAAAGAAAATCAACATGAAATTAAAGTGGAACCGATCAAGTCTCCAAAATCAATAACGATTGCAACACCAAAAGGATTTTGCAAAGCTCAAGGTATCAATcatgaaaaggagaagaacatggaaaatgatatcgagaagacagaagaaaataaaaagatcgagatagaagatgagaagataaaaatgcaGAACGGTGGACAAACGATACCACCGAAGCCTCTACCTAGAGCATCAAGAACTAACAGCGTTTCCGAGGATGAACCTAAACCTGTAGCACGACCTCGTACATCACCGAATCCAGGATCCGTCGTTACATCTGTAAATCCAAATGCAATCAGCGGATACAAG CCGCGACTTGGACCAAAACCATTTCAAGCAAAGTCTGGTAGTCAGGAATTCTCTTTCGATAAGGTCTTCTCTGTGCCAGTTGCACCGAATAATGATACAAATGGTTATCCAAATGATATTAGTATACCATTGGATAATCCTACTGATCCAGAAAAATCACCAACGTTTTCTAACGATCGTATGAAGGAAGCAGAGAATGGAAAAAGTGATTCTAGCTCGTTGGAAGAGGATGCAAATTCAAGCGACTCCGGATATAAACCAAAAACTCCGAGCACTGCAGAGAGGCGAAAAGTTTTTGAAACTAAAGTTAAGGATGAATCGCCTGAAAGTGAAGACATAGGAGGTTTCGAACGTGGTAATGTTAATAGAAACTCAATCGCAGAAAGGCGACGTTTGTATGAAAGTAGATCTGTATCTGTAACTGATGGAAATTTAGCCGAGAAAGCAATGGGATCGCCGACCATGTTACGAAGACGAGATTCTTTCAAAACTAAGAGCGAGGTAATTAAAGAAGATGATGTAAAGAAAGTCGTTCCAATGTTGCGCCAACAAAGTATGGATCCACGCTTGGAAAAGGTCGAACCAATTACGACACCAACTCCTAAAAGAACATCGACAGTATTTG gtCGAGTATCAAAATTCAGACATCTTAAAGGTACGCCTGGTCATAAATCAACTCATATTGAAAACGTAAGAAATATTAGTCGGCAGATATCAGGAGAATGCGATGGTTTCCATG CCAATTCCGATCGCGTTGCTGTTCCTCTGAGTGGACCTGGAGGGAAGATAGCAGTattagaattaaagaaaactgGTAGATTGCCTGATGGTGTTATGCCAGCATTGGTTCATGGAGCTACAGTGATGGATTTCCAATGGGATCCTTTCAACAATCAGCGATTAGCAGTCG cATGCGATGATGGCATGATCAGACTATGGGAGATACCAGAATCTGGATTAGCAGAGCCAACAAATGAACCAAGTCACGTGATAGAAGCTCATGCtgataagatttatttaataaaatatcatcctTTAGCATCCGACGTGCTCGCATCAGCATCGTACGATATGACAGTAAAACTTTGGGATTTATCACCTTTAACATCAGGAGAATCAGCCATTCCAAAGATAACATTGTTAGGACATACAGATCAAATATTTAGCTTAGCATGGTCACCATGTGGACAGTACCTTGCTAGTGCATGCAAAGATGGAAAATTACGAATTTACAAGCCGAGATCCAGTGACGTGCctataaaagaaggaaaaggaccAGTAGGTACTCGTGGTGCAAGAGTTATATGGGCATTGGAAGGAAGATACCTTGTTGTAATGGGTTTTGATAA aGTCTCTGAAAGGCagataatgatatttaaaactGATAATCTTAATCAACCTTTGAATACAGTTGGATTAGATGTTTCTCCTGCGATTTTGATGCCATATTACGATGAAGATAGTTCCACTTTATTTTTAACTGGTCGC GGCGATTCTACTATATATGCTTTCGAAGTGACGGAAGAAGCTCCTTATTGTTGTCCTCTGAGCCATCATCGATGCAGCAGTTTGCATCAAGGATTATCATTTCTTCCTAAAAATAGATGCGATGTCGCAAGTGTAGAATTTGCATCCGCTTTAAGGTTGACAAATAATACCATCGAACCGTTAAGTTTCACAGTACCGCGTATAAAG AGTGAATTATTCCAAGATGATCTTTTCCCACCAACAAAAATTACATGGAAAGCGGTATTAACTGCCGCTGAATGGTTTAatggaataaataaacagGCCTCTAGAATAAGTCTTAAACCACCTGGTATGGATAATt tAACAGAGAATCAAGGACAACCAGCAGTTACTACTACTATGCCATCCACAACAAAACAAACAACAGGATCATTTTCAATCTCTTCACAACCTTTCAGTAGGCTTGGCTGGAATACAGATGTAAGAGCAAAGCAAGAGGAA gaTGAGTAA
- the LOC122633799 gene encoding coronin-7 isoform X2, protein MAWRFKASKYKNAAPIVPKPEACIRDISVGSYQTYGNNITASAAFMAFNVDHNGSSLAVLPLEDCGRKSKTMPLLHAHADTVTDMEFSPFHDGLLATSSQDCLVKLWHIPETGLEESLCNPECTFSHRQRRVEAVCWHPAAEHLLTTASYTTLTLWDVLSQQELFSNSDHTEVIQSLSWKQDGTILATSCKDKQVRIIDPRASTCIVNFCSSHMSIKDSRIVWLNNSDRILTTGFDAARLRQVYIRDLRHLNEPVKTLELDCSTGILMPLFDPDTNMLFLAGKGDTTIMYMEVTDKDPYLVEGIRHSGEQTKGVCLVPKRALNVMQAEVNRLLQLTSNMVIPIMYQVPRKTYRDFHADIYPDTNGCVAQNNAAAWIKGHNAPVPKISLDPAKRSKGEDPITVHKGNLATLKENQHEIKVEPIKSPKSITIATPKGFCKAQGINHEKEKNMENDIEKTEENKKIEIEDEKIKMQNGGQTIPPKPLPRASRTNSVSEDEPKPVARPRTSPNPGSVVTSVNPNAISGYKPRLGPKPFQAKSGSQEFSFDKVFSVPVAPNNDTNGYPNDISIPLDNPTDPEKSPTFSNDRMKEAENGKSDSSSLEEDANSSDSGYKPKTPSTAERRKVFETKVKDESPESEDIGGFERGNVNRNSIAERRRLYESRSVSVTDGNLAEKAMGSPTMLRRRDSFKTKSEVIKEDDVKKVVPMLRQQSMDPRLEKVEPITTPTPKRTSTVFGRVSKFRHLKGTPGHKSTHIENVRNISRQISGECDGFHANSDRVAVPLSGPGGKIAVLELKKTGRLPDGVMPALVHGATVMDFQWDPFNNQRLAVACDDGMIRLWEIPESGLAEPTNEPSHVIEAHADKIYLIKYHPLASDVLASASYDMTVKLWDLSPLTSGESAIPKITLLGHTDQIFSLAWSPCGQYLASACKDGKLRIYKPRSSDVPIKEGKGPVGTRGARVIWALEGRYLVVMGFDKVSERQIMIFKTDNLNQPLNTVGLDVSPAILMPYYDEDSSTLFLTGRGDSTIYAFEVTEEAPYCCPLSHHRCSSLHQGLSFLPKNRCDVASVEFASALRLTNNTIEPLSFTVPRIKSELFQDDLFPPTKITWKAVLTAAEWFNGINKQASRISLKPPGMDNLTENQGQPAVTTTMPSTTKQTTGSFSISSQPFSRLGWNTDVRAKQEEIQKTMSNNVGDVIQCSLEQDHMEGVEEHEWET, encoded by the exons ATGGCTTGGCGTTTCAAAgcatcaaaatataaaaatgcagCACCTATCGTACCTAAACCAGAAGCATGTATTCGAGATATCTCAGTAGGATCGTATCAGACTTATGGGAACAATATTACAGCATCTGCTGCATTTATGGCATTTAATGTGGATCATAATG GATCTAGTTTGGCTGTATTACCACTTGAAGATTGTGGTAGGAAAAGTAAAACTATGCCATTGTTACATGCTCATGCTGATACTGTGACTGATATGGAATTTTCACCTTTTCATGACGGCCTACTTGCTACCAGTTCGCAAGACTGTTTG GTAAAGTTATGGCATATTCCAGAAACTGGATTAGAAGAATCTCTTTGTAATCCTGAATGTACATTTTCTCATCGTCAAAGAAGAGTAGAAGCAGTATGTTGGCATCCAGCTGCTGAACATCTTCTAACAACTGCCTCATATACGACTTTAACTCTTTGGGATGTACTTTCTCAACAAGAATTATTCT CTAATAGTGATCATACTGAAGTAATACAATCATTAAGTTGGAAACAAGATGGCACTATTCTAGCAACATCTTGTAAAGATAAACAAGTACGAATTATTGATCCTCGTGCATCAACTTGTATTGTTAATTTCTGCTCAAGCCATATGAGTATCAAGGATTCTAGGATTGTATGGTTAAATAACTCTGATAGAATATTGACTACAGGGTTTGATGCAGCTCGTCTTAGACAAGTATACATAAGAGATTTGAGGCATCTTAATGAGCCAGTAAAAACATTGGAATTAGATTGCAGTACTGG gATTTTGATGCCTCTTTTTGATCCTGATACAAATATGCTATTTCTTGCTGGTAAAGGAGATACTACTATCATGTACATGGAAGTGACAGACAAAGATCCTTACTTGGTAGAGGGAATTCGTCATAGTGGAGAGCAAACTAAAGGTGTATGTCTGGTTCCAAAAAGAGCACTCAATGTCATGCAAGCTGAAGTCAACAGATTATTGCAACTCACATCTAATATGGTTATTCCCATCATGTATCAAGTACCTAGAAag aCGTATAGAGACTTTCATGCTGACATTTATCCCGATACAAATGGTTGTGTCGCTCAAAATAATGCAGCAGCATGGATCAAAGGCCATAATGCACCTGTTCCAAAGATATCATTAGATCCTGCCAAGAGAAGCAAAGGTGAAGATCCAATAACT GTACACAAAGGAAATTTAGCAACACTGAAAGAAAATCAACATGAAATTAAAGTGGAACCGATCAAGTCTCCAAAATCAATAACGATTGCAACACCAAAAGGATTTTGCAAAGCTCAAGGTATCAATcatgaaaaggagaagaacatggaaaatgatatcgagaagacagaagaaaataaaaagatcgagatagaagatgagaagataaaaatgcaGAACGGTGGACAAACGATACCACCGAAGCCTCTACCTAGAGCATCAAGAACTAACAGCGTTTCCGAGGATGAACCTAAACCTGTAGCACGACCTCGTACATCACCGAATCCAGGATCCGTCGTTACATCTGTAAATCCAAATGCAATCAGCGGATACAAG CCGCGACTTGGACCAAAACCATTTCAAGCAAAGTCTGGTAGTCAGGAATTCTCTTTCGATAAGGTCTTCTCTGTGCCAGTTGCACCGAATAATGATACAAATGGTTATCCAAATGATATTAGTATACCATTGGATAATCCTACTGATCCAGAAAAATCACCAACGTTTTCTAACGATCGTATGAAGGAAGCAGAGAATGGAAAAAGTGATTCTAGCTCGTTGGAAGAGGATGCAAATTCAAGCGACTCCGGATATAAACCAAAAACTCCGAGCACTGCAGAGAGGCGAAAAGTTTTTGAAACTAAAGTTAAGGATGAATCGCCTGAAAGTGAAGACATAGGAGGTTTCGAACGTGGTAATGTTAATAGAAACTCAATCGCAGAAAGGCGACGTTTGTATGAAAGTAGATCTGTATCTGTAACTGATGGAAATTTAGCCGAGAAAGCAATGGGATCGCCGACCATGTTACGAAGACGAGATTCTTTCAAAACTAAGAGCGAGGTAATTAAAGAAGATGATGTAAAGAAAGTCGTTCCAATGTTGCGCCAACAAAGTATGGATCCACGCTTGGAAAAGGTCGAACCAATTACGACACCAACTCCTAAAAGAACATCGACAGTATTTG gtCGAGTATCAAAATTCAGACATCTTAAAGGTACGCCTGGTCATAAATCAACTCATATTGAAAACGTAAGAAATATTAGTCGGCAGATATCAGGAGAATGCGATGGTTTCCATG CCAATTCCGATCGCGTTGCTGTTCCTCTGAGTGGACCTGGAGGGAAGATAGCAGTattagaattaaagaaaactgGTAGATTGCCTGATGGTGTTATGCCAGCATTGGTTCATGGAGCTACAGTGATGGATTTCCAATGGGATCCTTTCAACAATCAGCGATTAGCAGTCG cATGCGATGATGGCATGATCAGACTATGGGAGATACCAGAATCTGGATTAGCAGAGCCAACAAATGAACCAAGTCACGTGATAGAAGCTCATGCtgataagatttatttaataaaatatcatcctTTAGCATCCGACGTGCTCGCATCAGCATCGTACGATATGACAGTAAAACTTTGGGATTTATCACCTTTAACATCAGGAGAATCAGCCATTCCAAAGATAACATTGTTAGGACATACAGATCAAATATTTAGCTTAGCATGGTCACCATGTGGACAGTACCTTGCTAGTGCATGCAAAGATGGAAAATTACGAATTTACAAGCCGAGATCCAGTGACGTGCctataaaagaaggaaaaggaccAGTAGGTACTCGTGGTGCAAGAGTTATATGGGCATTGGAAGGAAGATACCTTGTTGTAATGGGTTTTGATAA aGTCTCTGAAAGGCagataatgatatttaaaactGATAATCTTAATCAACCTTTGAATACAGTTGGATTAGATGTTTCTCCTGCGATTTTGATGCCATATTACGATGAAGATAGTTCCACTTTATTTTTAACTGGTCGC GGCGATTCTACTATATATGCTTTCGAAGTGACGGAAGAAGCTCCTTATTGTTGTCCTCTGAGCCATCATCGATGCAGCAGTTTGCATCAAGGATTATCATTTCTTCCTAAAAATAGATGCGATGTCGCAAGTGTAGAATTTGCATCCGCTTTAAGGTTGACAAATAATACCATCGAACCGTTAAGTTTCACAGTACCGCGTATAAAG AGTGAATTATTCCAAGATGATCTTTTCCCACCAACAAAAATTACATGGAAAGCGGTATTAACTGCCGCTGAATGGTTTAatggaataaataaacagGCCTCTAGAATAAGTCTTAAACCACCTGGTATGGATAATt tAACAGAGAATCAAGGACAACCAGCAGTTACTACTACTATGCCATCCACAACAAAACAAACAACAGGATCATTTTCAATCTCTTCACAACCTTTCAGTAGGCTTGGCTGGAATACAGATGTAAGAGCAAAGCAAGAGGAA ATCCAAAAAACAATGAGCAACAATGTGGGGGATGTAATACAGTGCTCTTTGGAACAAGACCACATGGAGGGTGTGGAAGAGCACGAGTGG GAAACCTAA
- the LOC122633799 gene encoding coronin-7 isoform X1 has product MAWRFKASKYKNAAPIVPKPEACIRDISVGSYQTYGNNITASAAFMAFNVDHNGSSLAVLPLEDCGRKSKTMPLLHAHADTVTDMEFSPFHDGLLATSSQDCLVKLWHIPETGLEESLCNPECTFSHRQRRVEAVCWHPAAEHLLTTASYTTLTLWDVLSQQELFSNSDHTEVIQSLSWKQDGTILATSCKDKQVRIIDPRASTCIVNFCSSHMSIKDSRIVWLNNSDRILTTGFDAARLRQVYIRDLRHLNEPVKTLELDCSTGILMPLFDPDTNMLFLAGKGDTTIMYMEVTDKDPYLVEGIRHSGEQTKGVCLVPKRALNVMQAEVNRLLQLTSNMVIPIMYQVPRKTYRDFHADIYPDTNGCVAQNNAAAWIKGHNAPVPKISLDPAKRSKGEDPITVHKGNLATLKENQHEIKVEPIKSPKSITIATPKGFCKAQGINHEKEKNMENDIEKTEENKKIEIEDEKIKMQNGGQTIPPKPLPRASRTNSVSEDEPKPVARPRTSPNPGSVVTSVNPNAISGYKPRLGPKPFQAKSGSQEFSFDKVFSVPVAPNNDTNGYPNDISIPLDNPTDPEKSPTFSNDRMKEAENGKSDSSSLEEDANSSDSGYKPKTPSTAERRKVFETKVKDESPESEDIGGFERGNVNRNSIAERRRLYESRSVSVTDGNLAEKAMGSPTMLRRRDSFKTKSEVIKEDDVKKVVPMLRQQSMDPRLEKVEPITTPTPKRTSTVFGRVSKFRHLKGTPGHKSTHIENVRNISRQISGECDGFHANSDRVAVPLSGPGGKIAVLELKKTGRLPDGVMPALVHGATVMDFQWDPFNNQRLAVACDDGMIRLWEIPESGLAEPTNEPSHVIEAHADKIYLIKYHPLASDVLASASYDMTVKLWDLSPLTSGESAIPKITLLGHTDQIFSLAWSPCGQYLASACKDGKLRIYKPRSSDVPIKEGKGPVGTRGARVIWALEGRYLVVMGFDKVSERQIMIFKTDNLNQPLNTVGLDVSPAILMPYYDEDSSTLFLTGRGDSTIYAFEVTEEAPYCCPLSHHRCSSLHQGLSFLPKNRCDVASVEFASALRLTNNTIEPLSFTVPRIKSELFQDDLFPPTKITWKAVLTAAEWFNGINKQASRISLKPPGMDNLTENQGQPAVTTTMPSTTKQTTGSFSISSQPFSRLGWNTDVRAKQEEIQKTMSNNVGDVIQCSLEQDHMEGVEEHEWDE; this is encoded by the exons ATGGCTTGGCGTTTCAAAgcatcaaaatataaaaatgcagCACCTATCGTACCTAAACCAGAAGCATGTATTCGAGATATCTCAGTAGGATCGTATCAGACTTATGGGAACAATATTACAGCATCTGCTGCATTTATGGCATTTAATGTGGATCATAATG GATCTAGTTTGGCTGTATTACCACTTGAAGATTGTGGTAGGAAAAGTAAAACTATGCCATTGTTACATGCTCATGCTGATACTGTGACTGATATGGAATTTTCACCTTTTCATGACGGCCTACTTGCTACCAGTTCGCAAGACTGTTTG GTAAAGTTATGGCATATTCCAGAAACTGGATTAGAAGAATCTCTTTGTAATCCTGAATGTACATTTTCTCATCGTCAAAGAAGAGTAGAAGCAGTATGTTGGCATCCAGCTGCTGAACATCTTCTAACAACTGCCTCATATACGACTTTAACTCTTTGGGATGTACTTTCTCAACAAGAATTATTCT CTAATAGTGATCATACTGAAGTAATACAATCATTAAGTTGGAAACAAGATGGCACTATTCTAGCAACATCTTGTAAAGATAAACAAGTACGAATTATTGATCCTCGTGCATCAACTTGTATTGTTAATTTCTGCTCAAGCCATATGAGTATCAAGGATTCTAGGATTGTATGGTTAAATAACTCTGATAGAATATTGACTACAGGGTTTGATGCAGCTCGTCTTAGACAAGTATACATAAGAGATTTGAGGCATCTTAATGAGCCAGTAAAAACATTGGAATTAGATTGCAGTACTGG gATTTTGATGCCTCTTTTTGATCCTGATACAAATATGCTATTTCTTGCTGGTAAAGGAGATACTACTATCATGTACATGGAAGTGACAGACAAAGATCCTTACTTGGTAGAGGGAATTCGTCATAGTGGAGAGCAAACTAAAGGTGTATGTCTGGTTCCAAAAAGAGCACTCAATGTCATGCAAGCTGAAGTCAACAGATTATTGCAACTCACATCTAATATGGTTATTCCCATCATGTATCAAGTACCTAGAAag aCGTATAGAGACTTTCATGCTGACATTTATCCCGATACAAATGGTTGTGTCGCTCAAAATAATGCAGCAGCATGGATCAAAGGCCATAATGCACCTGTTCCAAAGATATCATTAGATCCTGCCAAGAGAAGCAAAGGTGAAGATCCAATAACT GTACACAAAGGAAATTTAGCAACACTGAAAGAAAATCAACATGAAATTAAAGTGGAACCGATCAAGTCTCCAAAATCAATAACGATTGCAACACCAAAAGGATTTTGCAAAGCTCAAGGTATCAATcatgaaaaggagaagaacatggaaaatgatatcgagaagacagaagaaaataaaaagatcgagatagaagatgagaagataaaaatgcaGAACGGTGGACAAACGATACCACCGAAGCCTCTACCTAGAGCATCAAGAACTAACAGCGTTTCCGAGGATGAACCTAAACCTGTAGCACGACCTCGTACATCACCGAATCCAGGATCCGTCGTTACATCTGTAAATCCAAATGCAATCAGCGGATACAAG CCGCGACTTGGACCAAAACCATTTCAAGCAAAGTCTGGTAGTCAGGAATTCTCTTTCGATAAGGTCTTCTCTGTGCCAGTTGCACCGAATAATGATACAAATGGTTATCCAAATGATATTAGTATACCATTGGATAATCCTACTGATCCAGAAAAATCACCAACGTTTTCTAACGATCGTATGAAGGAAGCAGAGAATGGAAAAAGTGATTCTAGCTCGTTGGAAGAGGATGCAAATTCAAGCGACTCCGGATATAAACCAAAAACTCCGAGCACTGCAGAGAGGCGAAAAGTTTTTGAAACTAAAGTTAAGGATGAATCGCCTGAAAGTGAAGACATAGGAGGTTTCGAACGTGGTAATGTTAATAGAAACTCAATCGCAGAAAGGCGACGTTTGTATGAAAGTAGATCTGTATCTGTAACTGATGGAAATTTAGCCGAGAAAGCAATGGGATCGCCGACCATGTTACGAAGACGAGATTCTTTCAAAACTAAGAGCGAGGTAATTAAAGAAGATGATGTAAAGAAAGTCGTTCCAATGTTGCGCCAACAAAGTATGGATCCACGCTTGGAAAAGGTCGAACCAATTACGACACCAACTCCTAAAAGAACATCGACAGTATTTG gtCGAGTATCAAAATTCAGACATCTTAAAGGTACGCCTGGTCATAAATCAACTCATATTGAAAACGTAAGAAATATTAGTCGGCAGATATCAGGAGAATGCGATGGTTTCCATG CCAATTCCGATCGCGTTGCTGTTCCTCTGAGTGGACCTGGAGGGAAGATAGCAGTattagaattaaagaaaactgGTAGATTGCCTGATGGTGTTATGCCAGCATTGGTTCATGGAGCTACAGTGATGGATTTCCAATGGGATCCTTTCAACAATCAGCGATTAGCAGTCG cATGCGATGATGGCATGATCAGACTATGGGAGATACCAGAATCTGGATTAGCAGAGCCAACAAATGAACCAAGTCACGTGATAGAAGCTCATGCtgataagatttatttaataaaatatcatcctTTAGCATCCGACGTGCTCGCATCAGCATCGTACGATATGACAGTAAAACTTTGGGATTTATCACCTTTAACATCAGGAGAATCAGCCATTCCAAAGATAACATTGTTAGGACATACAGATCAAATATTTAGCTTAGCATGGTCACCATGTGGACAGTACCTTGCTAGTGCATGCAAAGATGGAAAATTACGAATTTACAAGCCGAGATCCAGTGACGTGCctataaaagaaggaaaaggaccAGTAGGTACTCGTGGTGCAAGAGTTATATGGGCATTGGAAGGAAGATACCTTGTTGTAATGGGTTTTGATAA aGTCTCTGAAAGGCagataatgatatttaaaactGATAATCTTAATCAACCTTTGAATACAGTTGGATTAGATGTTTCTCCTGCGATTTTGATGCCATATTACGATGAAGATAGTTCCACTTTATTTTTAACTGGTCGC GGCGATTCTACTATATATGCTTTCGAAGTGACGGAAGAAGCTCCTTATTGTTGTCCTCTGAGCCATCATCGATGCAGCAGTTTGCATCAAGGATTATCATTTCTTCCTAAAAATAGATGCGATGTCGCAAGTGTAGAATTTGCATCCGCTTTAAGGTTGACAAATAATACCATCGAACCGTTAAGTTTCACAGTACCGCGTATAAAG AGTGAATTATTCCAAGATGATCTTTTCCCACCAACAAAAATTACATGGAAAGCGGTATTAACTGCCGCTGAATGGTTTAatggaataaataaacagGCCTCTAGAATAAGTCTTAAACCACCTGGTATGGATAATt tAACAGAGAATCAAGGACAACCAGCAGTTACTACTACTATGCCATCCACAACAAAACAAACAACAGGATCATTTTCAATCTCTTCACAACCTTTCAGTAGGCTTGGCTGGAATACAGATGTAAGAGCAAAGCAAGAGGAA ATCCAAAAAACAATGAGCAACAATGTGGGGGATGTAATACAGTGCTCTTTGGAACAAGACCACATGGAGGGTGTGGAAGAGCACGAGTGG gaTGAGTAA